The Nostoc sp. 'Lobaria pulmonaria (5183) cyanobiont' DNA window TACTAAAGGAGCCTTCGCCGCCGCTCGTGAGTACACTAAAACTACTACTAAACCGTGGATTACATCAGGAGTAGATAGTGCTACTCAAGATCCATATATTCTGCATCATTACGGTGACTTTTGGGTGGAAATTCAAGCTGCGATCGCTCTAGCCGACCAAGTAGCCGAAAAGGTGCAAGCAGCCTGGGACAAAGATGTAGAACTCACTCATCAGGAGAGGGGAGAAGTTGCGATCGCAGTTTCCGCAGCCAAAGCATTAGCGACCCGTGTAGGTATAAATATTACCAACCGCATCTTTGAACTTACCGGAACCCGCGCCACTGCAACTAAATATGGATTTGACCGTTACTGGCGGGATTTGCGAACTTTTACCCTCCACGATCCTGTGGACTACAAATTGCGAGCGATCGGCGATTGGGTACTTAACGAGCAGCTACCCGTTATCACGCAATATTCTTAGAGCATAGGTTATTTCTTTCTCCACCTTTATCCTAAAAGACGCGATGAATCGCGTCTCTACATGCTCCCCAATCCAAAATTGATATGACTCAACTAAAAACACTTCCTACATACGACCCAAGTTTATTTGAGGGAGCCGCAGAGGGCTACGCTCAATATAGAACTAAATACCCACCGGTTGTATTCGATAAACTAGCTGAAATATTTAATCTCAATGGTGAAGGACGACTCCTTGATTTAGGTACTGGCCCAGGATTAATTTCAATTGCTCTGCGAACCCAATTTGAGGAAGTTGTAGCGATCGATCCCGATCCTGACATGATTGCAGAAGCTAAACGTCAAGCAGCAGCAGTCGGAGCAAATAATATTACTTGGTTAGAACAAGGAGCCGAGTTAATCGACTCTAGTTTAGGGAAATTTAAGTTAGCAACTATTGGTAGAGCCTTCCATTGGATGGAACGCGAATTAGTGCTTGAACGCCTCTATGAATTGCTCACTGATGATGGTGGATTAGCACTGCTTCAAACTAGTGACAATCCTTGGGAAAGCAATCTACCTTGGAAACAAGCTGCTGTTGGAGTAGTAAAAAAATGGCTAGGTGAAGAACGCCGAACTGGACAACGAGGACAAGGGACTCGTAAGCCAGTCGATCCTCCCCACGAAGTCGTAATTGGCAATTCAGCTTTTGCTCGTCAAGAAACCTATGAAGTGCCATTTGAAAAATCTTGGACTATCGATAGCTATCTTGGCTACTTATACACTACAGCCTTCTCTCTCAAAATTTTCTATGGCGATAACGCCCCAGCATTTGAAACGGATCTCAAAGAAGCGCTACTAGCAGCTGAACCGTCTGGACATTTTACAGAAGAACTCAAAGCTACAATCCTAGTCGCCTGGAAGCACTAGTGCCGCAAGGCGGAAGTCAAAACTCAAAAGTCAAAAGTCAAAATGAATACAGCATAAATGTTTTATTGATTTGGAATGGGTGGTTTATTTACGCCGTGTTGTACTAGCAAAATTGCACGCAAATAAAACAGAGTTCCATTCACAAATTTCAATCTTCCACTAGCATGACATTGAAGTGGGTCTTTCTCACTCCACTTCCTAAATTTTTGCCTCTTAACTATTAAATTCTCAGTTCCTCGAGTCGTTTTAGGGTGGGTATAACCCACCTATTTCTTAATTTTATATATAAAGCTTTTAGATTAAAAAATAATTTACTTTAATCATTAAATAAACTAATAAAAAAGATTTTTTGTTTGTTTGTATTGCAATTAATCATCACTGTTTTAGCCACTTAGAGGAAAATAAAGAAAACAACCCATGCCAGCTTTAAAAGGAAAGTTTGAATTCAGAAAAAGCCCGAGAACAACACGTCGGTCTTTATTATTTGCTTTGGGCTATTGCTTAATGCTATCGACGACCCTATCAAGTTGTGGTGAAGCCAAAAATAATACTCAACAGTCGGCAGCTTCCCCTGAATCAGTAGTTTCATCTAATACTACAGAGAAGTCAACTGAGAAACAAGTAGTACGGATTGTACGTTCCAAACAACTTTCCGCTTTAGCAGTTTTAGAAAAACAGGGTTCCTTAGAAAAGCGATTAGAGCCTCTGGGTTTTAAAGTCCAGTGGGCTGAGTTTGCGGCTGGGCCACAACAGTTAGAAGCCCTAAATGCAAATGGACTGGATATTGCATCTACAGCCGAATCGCCTCCTGTGTTTTCACAAGCAGCAGGAGTGCCTCTTGTTTATCTAGCTACTACACGCCCTAGTGGTAAAGCTATTTCACTTTTAGTTCCTGTAAACTCTCCAATTAAAAGTGTTACCGATTTGAAGGGTAAAAAAGTGGCTTTTCAGAAAGCTTCCATTGGTCACTACCTATTAGTTAAAGCATTAGAAGATGCAGGGTTGAAACTGAGCGATGTCCAATCAGTTTTTTTAGCACCGGCAGATGCAAATGCGGCATTCAGTCAAAATAAGGTGGATGCTTGGTATATTTGGGAGCCATTTGGTACTAGAAATGTACAAAATAAAATCGCTCGTGTTTTAGCAGATGGCGGGAAGTTGAGGGATACGGGCAATTTTTACTCAACCTCGCGTCAATTTTATCAGGCTCATCCTGATGTAATCAAAGTGTTTTTAGAGGAGCTAGAAAAGTCA harbors:
- a CDS encoding class I SAM-dependent methyltransferase, with the protein product MTQLKTLPTYDPSLFEGAAEGYAQYRTKYPPVVFDKLAEIFNLNGEGRLLDLGTGPGLISIALRTQFEEVVAIDPDPDMIAEAKRQAAAVGANNITWLEQGAELIDSSLGKFKLATIGRAFHWMERELVLERLYELLTDDGGLALLQTSDNPWESNLPWKQAAVGVVKKWLGEERRTGQRGQGTRKPVDPPHEVVIGNSAFARQETYEVPFEKSWTIDSYLGYLYTTAFSLKIFYGDNAPAFETDLKEALLAAEPSGHFTEELKATILVAWKH
- a CDS encoding aliphatic sulfonate ABC transporter substrate-binding protein — translated: MPALKGKFEFRKSPRTTRRSLLFALGYCLMLSTTLSSCGEAKNNTQQSAASPESVVSSNTTEKSTEKQVVRIVRSKQLSALAVLEKQGSLEKRLEPLGFKVQWAEFAAGPQQLEALNANGLDIASTAESPPVFSQAAGVPLVYLATTRPSGKAISLLVPVNSPIKSVTDLKGKKVAFQKASIGHYLLVKALEDAGLKLSDVQSVFLAPADANAAFSQNKVDAWYIWEPFGTRNVQNKIARVLADGGKLRDTGNFYSTSRQFYQAHPDVIKVFLEELEKSEIWTKDHPKEVAQLLAPVTQLDPPTLEIMHKKYDYGLVPITEKTIIKQQEVADKWYSLGLIPKKVNVRDGFLTPEEYAKITPSDVLANK